A genomic window from Terrisporobacter glycolicus ATCC 14880 = DSM 1288 includes:
- a CDS encoding rhodanese-like domain-containing protein has product MKLNKKFKVLSLGMLLVVTLSSAIGCSSKESEKTYNKIDSAKTVELANETKKTLVIDVRGADAYEKGHLANAINIPFDDFEGKISDLDGYKDQTIVLICNTGNKSGKAGQMLVDKGFTKVYNAEDGMEEYDYDTVKYTNVTGSEFEKLATEDKDTVILDLRDAKDFEKSSVENAVNIPMDEFEVKAKKELKNKDQEILLYCNTGTRTSEASQILEKDGYTNIINSIDGVKEYEFKLK; this is encoded by the coding sequence ATGAAATTAAACAAAAAATTTAAAGTTTTATCATTGGGGATGTTACTAGTTGTAACATTAAGTTCTGCAATAGGGTGTTCTTCAAAGGAGAGCGAAAAAACATACAACAAAATAGACTCAGCAAAAACAGTAGAGTTAGCCAATGAAACTAAAAAAACATTAGTAATAGACGTAAGAGGTGCTGATGCGTATGAAAAAGGACATTTAGCTAATGCTATCAACATACCATTTGATGATTTTGAGGGGAAAATAAGTGATTTAGATGGCTATAAAGATCAAACAATAGTTTTAATATGCAATACTGGAAACAAAAGTGGTAAAGCAGGACAGATGCTAGTTGATAAAGGGTTCACTAAAGTATACAATGCAGAAGATGGCATGGAAGAATATGATTATGATACAGTTAAATATACTAACGTAACTGGAAGTGAATTTGAAAAATTAGCAACAGAAGACAAAGATACTGTTATACTAGATCTTAGAGATGCTAAAGATTTTGAAAAAAGTTCAGTAGAAAATGCAGTGAACATACCAATGGATGAATTTGAAGTAAAAGCTAAAAAAGAATTAAAAAATAAAGACCAAGAAATATTATTATACTGTAATACAGGAACAAGAACTTCTGAAGCATCGCAAATATTAGAAAAAGACGGATATACTAATATCATTAACTCAATAGATGGTGTAAAAGAATACGAATTCAAATTGAAATAA
- a CDS encoding NAD/NADP octopine/nopaline dehydrogenase family protein: MKVERVAILGGGNGGITAAADLTQKGFLVNIFESQKFCKDLQFIKKNNEIVIEYKGNKSVEKINLITDDLEKAIEGCQIIMITVPGMGIEYFAEILAPVVKEEQVILINSAPAMASVRFVKKAKEMGIEKDFKIGETNSLTYATRAYVNEGRVDVSLKAGKVYLAGYPSCNTDEVFNTCVQIYDCFVKADNVIVVNLENPNPLVHPGPTLLNAGRIDYTKGEFWLYKEGITEHTVNIVKAVEDEREAVAKALDIKLEDTKQARINRGYFANEDKPLHELFNTSPVFKYIKGPASVEGRYMVEDISTGLVLWSDLGKALNVPTPNIDSIIVLGGTLIGRDFYKEGLTLDSIGLGHLKSKEDILANI; this comes from the coding sequence ATGAAAGTAGAAAGAGTAGCAATATTAGGTGGAGGAAATGGAGGAATTACTGCAGCGGCAGATTTAACTCAGAAGGGATTTTTAGTAAATATATTTGAATCGCAAAAATTTTGCAAAGACTTGCAATTTATTAAAAAAAATAATGAAATAGTCATAGAGTACAAAGGTAATAAATCAGTAGAAAAAATTAATTTAATAACTGATGACTTAGAAAAAGCAATTGAGGGTTGTCAAATTATTATGATAACAGTACCCGGAATGGGAATAGAGTATTTTGCAGAGATACTTGCTCCAGTGGTTAAAGAAGAACAGGTAATTTTAATCAACTCTGCACCAGCCATGGCTTCTGTTAGATTTGTAAAAAAAGCAAAAGAAATGGGTATAGAAAAAGACTTTAAAATTGGAGAAACTAATTCTTTAACATATGCTACAAGAGCATATGTGAATGAAGGAAGAGTGGATGTTTCTTTAAAAGCAGGAAAAGTTTATTTAGCTGGTTATCCATCATGCAACACAGATGAAGTATTCAATACATGTGTACAAATATATGATTGTTTTGTAAAAGCAGATAATGTAATTGTGGTAAACTTAGAAAATCCAAATCCATTAGTTCATCCAGGACCAACTTTATTAAATGCAGGAAGAATTGATTATACTAAGGGAGAGTTTTGGTTATACAAAGAAGGTATAACTGAACATACAGTAAATATAGTTAAGGCAGTTGAAGATGAAAGAGAGGCTGTAGCAAAAGCTTTAGATATTAAATTAGAAGATACTAAACAGGCTCGTATAAATAGAGGTTACTTTGCAAATGAAGACAAACCTTTGCATGAGCTTTTTAACACAAGTCCAGTTTTCAAATATATAAAAGGTCCAGCAAGCGTGGAAGGAAGATATATGGTTGAAGATATATCAACAGGTCTTGTGCTTTGGTCTGATTTAGGAAAAGCTTTAAATGTACCTACGCCTAATATTGACTCTATAATAGTTCTTGGTGGAACATTGATAGGAAGAGATTTTTATAAAGAAGGACTAACTTTAGATAGTATAGGTCTTGGACACTTGAAGAGTAAAGAGGATATTTTAGCCAATATATAA
- a CDS encoding CvfB family protein produces MIKLGQYNKLKVKRKAEFGYFLDAETGHTSDDVLLHNRLLNKNKIEVGDEVEVFIYKDSEGRLAATMEYPKAQVGEIAYLKVVAHTKIGSFIDIGLPKDILVPFKAQKYEMTKGNRYLFYIYEDKTGRLAATTDIFPYLSVKHSYKVGDSVDGIVYGFQTNNSATICVDNKYDGVILKNEYFTELNIGDKLEDLKVIKIYEDGRLGLTPRGERKIELDMLELAIMNYMEGNDGFMRFNDKSSPEEIATVFNSSKKNFKRALGVLMKKGLLMQNEEGTFLK; encoded by the coding sequence TTGATAAAATTAGGACAGTATAACAAGCTTAAAGTTAAAAGAAAAGCTGAATTTGGATATTTTTTAGATGCTGAAACTGGACATACTAGCGATGACGTACTTCTTCACAATAGACTACTTAATAAAAATAAAATTGAAGTTGGTGACGAGGTAGAGGTATTTATATACAAAGACTCTGAAGGAAGACTTGCTGCTACTATGGAATACCCAAAAGCTCAGGTTGGAGAAATTGCTTATTTAAAAGTAGTAGCTCACACAAAAATAGGAAGTTTTATAGATATTGGTCTTCCAAAAGATATCTTAGTTCCTTTTAAAGCACAAAAATACGAAATGACTAAAGGAAATAGATATTTATTCTATATCTATGAAGATAAAACTGGTAGACTTGCTGCTACTACTGATATATTCCCTTACTTATCTGTGAAACATTCATATAAAGTTGGTGACAGCGTTGATGGTATCGTTTATGGATTCCAGACTAATAATTCTGCAACTATCTGTGTAGACAATAAGTATGATGGAGTTATATTAAAGAACGAATACTTTACAGAACTTAATATAGGAGACAAGTTAGAGGACCTTAAAGTTATTAAGATTTACGAAGACGGAAGACTTGGACTTACTCCTAGAGGAGAAAGAAAAATTGAATTGGATATGTTAGAGTTAGCTATAATGAACTACATGGAAGGAAATGACGGATTTATGAGATTTAATGATAAATCTTCTCCCGAAGAAATAGCTACTGTATTTAATTCAAGTAAGAAAAACTTTAAAAGAGCTTTAGGTGTTCTTATGAAAAAAGGACTATTAATGCAAAATGAAGAAGGAACTTTCCTAAAATAA
- a CDS encoding GNAT family N-acetyltransferase: MSKKIRLATVKDLARIQEIYRPYVEQEDIVVNSEHRVPTMEELEERFALVTKEFPWLVCEIEDVVVAYAYAGKPFKREGYKWNAEVSVYADGKYHGRRLASALYESLLELLEEQGYYNVYACILSINEKSIKFHEKYGFKVMSIFPNSVHKHDKWMDVIWMNKVLQEFKNDVKNPVSIWDLDKELVDNILNKNGDIIKG, translated from the coding sequence GTGAGCAAGAAGATACGCCTAGCAACAGTAAAAGATTTAGCGAGAATACAAGAAATATATAGACCTTATGTTGAACAAGAAGATATTGTTGTAAACTCGGAGCATAGAGTACCAACCATGGAGGAATTAGAAGAAAGATTTGCTTTAGTAACTAAAGAATTTCCATGGTTAGTATGTGAAATAGAAGATGTAGTTGTAGCTTATGCATATGCAGGAAAGCCATTTAAAAGAGAAGGGTACAAATGGAATGCAGAAGTTTCAGTATATGCTGATGGGAAATACCATGGAAGAAGATTAGCATCTGCCCTATATGAAAGTTTATTAGAATTATTAGAGGAACAGGGGTATTACAATGTGTATGCTTGTATATTATCTATAAATGAAAAAAGTATAAAATTCCATGAAAAGTATGGATTTAAAGTGATGAGTATTTTTCCAAATTCAGTGCATAAACATGACAAATGGATGGATGTAATATGGATGAATAAAGTATTACAGGAATTTAAAAATGATGTTAAAAATCCTGTATCGATATGGGATTTAGATAAGGAGCTAGTGGATAATATATTAAATAAAAATGGGGATATAATAAAAGGGTAA
- the udk gene encoding uridine kinase yields the protein MKQVSVVGIAGGTASGKSTIVNYIKEFFKDDIELICHDSYYKANDDKTLEERKNLNYDHPSSFETKRMIEDIKKLKAGNEIEVPVYDYTKHTRAKETVLAHPKKVIIVEGILIFEDPELRDLMDIKVFVDTDADERLMRRILRDTKERGRSVESVLSQYVNTVKPMHEQFVEPSKKHADIIIPRGGENTTGIHILQEHLKLILG from the coding sequence ATGAAACAAGTGAGTGTTGTTGGTATAGCAGGTGGGACTGCATCAGGAAAATCAACTATAGTAAATTATATTAAAGAGTTTTTCAAGGATGATATAGAGTTAATTTGTCATGATAGTTACTACAAAGCAAATGATGATAAAACTCTTGAAGAAAGAAAAAATTTAAACTACGATCATCCATCATCTTTTGAAACAAAAAGAATGATAGAAGACATAAAAAAGTTAAAAGCAGGAAATGAAATAGAAGTTCCTGTTTATGATTACACTAAACATACTAGAGCTAAAGAAACAGTGCTTGCTCACCCTAAAAAAGTTATTATAGTAGAAGGAATATTAATATTTGAAGATCCAGAACTTAGAGACCTTATGGATATAAAGGTATTTGTTGATACAGACGCAGATGAACGTTTAATGCGTCGTATACTAAGAGATACAAAAGAAAGAGGAAGAAGTGTTGAGTCAGTATTATCACAATATGTTAATACGGTAAAACCAATGCATGAACAATTTGTAGAGCCTTCTAAAAAGCATGCAGATATAATAATACCAAGAGGTGGAGAGAATACTACAGGTATACATATCCTACAAGAACATTTAAAATTAATATTAGGATAA
- a CDS encoding PH domain-containing protein: MKYEKLSKKSINCMFVASLVQFLVSSSILFVIWLIFGHHFPQIIVNIMAGLVLLDFLYLIVSPKIRYERYRYSITEDAIDVKEGFIFIERNIVPIERLHKIAIEKGPIDRMFKLSKVIVTTAGGDVTIRFLEDEKSEFIADTLKKKINEVAIESRLNKQDNLL; the protein is encoded by the coding sequence ATGAAATATGAAAAGTTAAGCAAAAAATCTATAAATTGTATGTTTGTAGCTTCATTAGTACAATTTTTAGTGAGTAGTAGTATTTTATTTGTGATTTGGCTTATATTTGGGCATCATTTTCCACAAATTATTGTAAATATTATGGCAGGGTTAGTCTTATTAGATTTTTTATATCTAATAGTATCACCCAAAATAAGATACGAAAGATATAGATATTCTATTACAGAAGACGCCATTGATGTTAAAGAAGGATTTATATTTATAGAAAGAAATATAGTTCCAATAGAAAGACTTCACAAAATAGCCATAGAAAAAGGACCTATTGATAGAATGTTTAAACTGTCAAAAGTGATTGTAACTACAGCTGGTGGAGATGTTACAATTAGGTTTTTAGAAGATGAAAAGTCTGAATTTATAGCAGATACTCTTAAGAAAAAAATAAATGAAGTAGCTATAGAGTCAAGATTAAACAAACAAGACAATTTATTATAA
- a CDS encoding PH domain-containing protein → MSEQKFRCHPSIIIEKTCGVIIALFFIFFRNLDDLEEMARKGFSSRNVLILGIILGVLILILIYNIMVWAKTFISIEENTIVIQRNTINSKENTFGIRNISNVNLEQNIFERIIGTYKIKIDTDSLSTANSTDIEIVLSKKHAYDFKNKVLSLMNNEKLKNVQRDENNISINTSGDEIYFGDENIKYDIVYSVNDVLKHCFYNLSLFGLIFNLAIIGFVAFASVRFDGAKGFFALGIVLITSCFSIFKFFFGDLIKYYNFSIKREKDKLYISYGLLKIKKFAVPISRINALNVKQSYISRVFKRYQSDIVTIGVGDDDSEGSQILLSSNKEDFIKNMKILIPELNLEEYLNLEKESKNHHIIKIIDIILGTIFSSVILYCIYKFDIGISPLIFVGIDFVIFLILVLFYYMSYITRGLYIGNDNMAMSWGIFAKKISIIKYEKVQYMDVKEGPISSKLGLCSGELHILASFGNNIRTLGYYNNSFFEKLKEKILFN, encoded by the coding sequence ATGAGTGAACAAAAATTTAGGTGTCATCCAAGTATTATTATTGAAAAAACATGTGGAGTTATTATAGCATTGTTTTTTATATTTTTTAGAAACTTAGATGATTTAGAAGAAATGGCAAGAAAAGGATTTAGCAGTAGAAACGTATTAATTTTAGGCATTATTCTGGGCGTCCTAATTCTAATTTTAATTTATAATATTATGGTTTGGGCTAAAACTTTTATAAGCATAGAAGAAAATACAATAGTTATTCAAAGGAATACAATTAATTCAAAGGAGAATACATTTGGAATCAGAAATATATCTAATGTAAACTTGGAGCAAAATATCTTTGAAAGAATAATTGGAACTTATAAAATAAAAATTGATACGGATAGCTTATCTACAGCCAATTCAACAGATATAGAAATTGTACTTTCGAAAAAGCATGCTTATGATTTCAAAAATAAAGTTTTATCTCTTATGAATAATGAAAAATTAAAGAATGTACAGAGAGATGAAAATAATATAAGTATTAACACATCAGGAGATGAGATATATTTTGGTGATGAAAATATAAAGTATGACATAGTTTATTCTGTAAATGATGTATTAAAGCATTGTTTTTATAATTTATCATTATTTGGACTTATATTTAACTTAGCGATTATAGGATTTGTAGCATTTGCTTCAGTTAGATTTGATGGAGCCAAAGGCTTTTTTGCATTGGGGATAGTATTAATTACTTCTTGTTTTTCCATATTCAAATTCTTTTTTGGCGATTTAATTAAATATTATAATTTTTCAATTAAACGTGAAAAAGACAAGCTTTACATAAGTTATGGTTTATTAAAAATAAAAAAATTTGCTGTGCCAATAAGTAGAATTAACGCTTTAAATGTTAAACAATCTTACATATCTAGGGTATTTAAAAGATATCAAAGTGATATAGTAACTATTGGTGTAGGAGATGATGATTCTGAAGGATCTCAAATCTTATTATCTAGTAATAAAGAAGATTTTATAAAAAATATGAAAATTTTAATTCCAGAATTAAATTTGGAGGAATACTTAAACTTGGAAAAAGAATCTAAAAATCATCATATAATAAAAATTATTGATATTATACTTGGAACAATATTTTCTTCTGTGATTTTATATTGTATATATAAGTTTGATATAGGTATTTCACCATTAATATTTGTGGGAATTGACTTTGTAATATTTTTAATTTTAGTATTATTTTATTATATGTCCTATATAACTCGTGGTCTTTATATAGGCAATGACAATATGGCAATGTCCTGGGGTATTTTTGCTAAAAAAATTAGTATTATTAAATATGAAAAAGTACAATATATGGATGTTAAAGAAGGTCCTATAAGTAGTAAGTTGGGTCTGTGTAGTGGTGAACTTCATATTTTAGCTAGTTTTGGTAATAATATAAGGACATTAGGATACTATAACAATAGTTTCTTTGAAAAATTGAAAGAGAAAATTTTGTTTAATTAA
- a CDS encoding ABC transporter ATP-binding protein — translation MSILKGINLVKIYGQEPNIVKALDHVNIEINEGEFVAIIGTSGSGKSTLLNMLGGLDRLTEGNVIINNKKLSEMNDEEVTIFRRRNIGFIFQNYNLVPILNVYENIVLPIELDGVKIDTEYVDSIISTLGLSDKLTNMPNNLSGGQQQRVAIARALATKPAIILADEPTGNLDSKTGMDVIGLLKMTSQKFNQTMVMITHNEEISQLADRVIRIEDGKVARGDK, via the coding sequence ATGAGTATATTAAAAGGGATAAATTTAGTTAAGATATATGGACAGGAACCAAATATAGTAAAGGCATTAGATCATGTAAATATTGAGATAAATGAGGGGGAGTTTGTTGCTATAATTGGAACATCAGGAAGTGGAAAATCTACACTGTTAAATATGTTAGGCGGCTTAGATAGGTTAACTGAAGGAAACGTAATTATAAATAATAAAAAATTAAGTGAAATGAACGATGAAGAAGTAACTATTTTTAGAAGAAGAAATATAGGTTTTATTTTTCAAAATTATAACTTAGTGCCTATACTAAATGTTTATGAAAACATAGTTCTTCCTATAGAATTAGATGGCGTAAAAATAGATACAGAGTACGTTGATTCAATAATAAGTACTTTAGGATTAAGTGATAAATTGACAAATATGCCTAATAACTTATCAGGGGGGCAACAGCAACGTGTGGCAATAGCAAGAGCACTAGCTACTAAACCAGCTATAATTTTAGCAGATGAGCCTACTGGAAATCTTGATAGTAAAACAGGAATGGATGTAATAGGTCTTCTTAAAATGACTAGTCAAAAATTCAATCAAACAATGGTAATGATAACTCACAACGAAGAGATATCACAATTAGCTGATAGAGTTATAAGAATTGAAGATGGTAAGGTGGCTAGAGGTGATAAATAA
- a CDS encoding ABC transporter permease, translating to MKIENNNKNIIKRITKSSLKSNKTKNIFVVVAIILTTFMISSVFTLGMSFAKNYATMNLRDQGTTASTFLPNPTNEQIKEIIGLDVSKNIGKEINAGIVSSKELSKIKTTISLKYLDKTNWKKQLSPCISHIEGDYPTKENEIMISKISLKFLDKENAKIGDKIKIPCDISGKISEKEFVISGYFTSYAYIQDSGEIFVSESFIKDNNLSLEKNGQLLITLEKNKKNQAPELLKKEVSLKKNQKFEYNYDVEQDSESIMMASVSIIAIIGGFIVLSGYLLIYNILYIAVTKNIQFYGLLKTIGTSPKQIKKIVRGQGLRLAAIGIPIGVILSVIVSYLIVPSAIEGMSSGTYYAPMMPSEIYFTPLVFVGTILFALITILISCKKPAKIASSISPIEAMKFSGKKSKKEKKNRNSTNGGKLYKMAWYNVFRDKKRAILVFLSLFMGIMTYLSVNTFMNSVSLENYANRYLPNDFEIQNYYDDNSTLDNKVIEEIKTIKGVNSVEILASSSIQMDMNKKVLMPALERGYSMHGGDIDELDKYLKDIEKDPSKLAPMVVGLEDKTIERYNDAINKKIDIEDFKKGDLALIDGFYYNDEEKLDFSKEKITFRNTKEHKSKEINIELMPDENAILSIGSSQTGMPVIYVSSSTLNKLTKNTRNHLVYVDVADNYDSEVKSKLKTLASKNRFHLTSKTDTMNDFKKSSMMMNLVGGGIAIILIIIGLLNFINVMVTNVNVRLKELAIMESIGMTKKQIIKMLTLEGAYYAGITTLTTCTLGMGVVYFIAQITKQIADYAEFVFPTVPLVSLITLIFAVCLIIPSVVYKYSSKASVTERLREIEN from the coding sequence ATGAAAATAGAAAACAATAATAAAAATATAATAAAGAGAATTACAAAATCATCTCTTAAATCTAATAAGACTAAAAATATTTTCGTAGTAGTAGCAATTATTTTAACTACTTTTATGATATCTTCTGTATTTACTTTAGGAATGAGTTTTGCAAAAAACTACGCAACAATGAATTTAAGAGATCAAGGAACAACAGCAAGTACTTTTTTACCAAATCCAACAAATGAACAGATAAAAGAAATTATAGGTTTAGATGTATCTAAAAATATTGGCAAGGAAATAAATGCAGGTATTGTAAGTTCAAAAGAATTAAGTAAAATTAAAACTACTATATCACTTAAATACTTAGATAAAACAAACTGGAAAAAACAACTGAGTCCCTGTATAAGCCATATAGAAGGAGATTATCCTACTAAAGAAAATGAAATTATGATATCTAAAATATCATTAAAGTTTTTAGACAAAGAAAATGCTAAAATAGGAGATAAAATAAAAATTCCTTGTGATATAAGTGGAAAAATAAGTGAAAAGGAATTTGTAATAAGTGGATATTTCACTTCTTATGCTTATATTCAAGATAGTGGAGAAATATTTGTATCAGAAAGTTTTATAAAAGATAACAATTTGTCTTTAGAAAAAAATGGGCAACTTTTAATTACTTTGGAAAAAAATAAAAAAAATCAGGCACCAGAACTTTTAAAAAAAGAAGTATCTTTAAAGAAAAATCAAAAATTTGAATATAACTATGATGTGGAGCAAGACTCAGAAAGTATAATGATGGCATCTGTAAGTATTATAGCTATTATAGGTGGATTTATAGTCCTTAGTGGATATTTACTTATTTACAACATTTTATATATAGCAGTTACTAAAAATATTCAGTTCTATGGATTACTTAAAACTATAGGAACATCGCCAAAACAAATTAAAAAAATAGTAAGAGGTCAAGGTCTTAGATTAGCAGCCATAGGTATACCAATAGGAGTAATTTTATCAGTAATAGTTTCTTATTTAATTGTGCCATCGGCTATTGAAGGAATGAGTAGTGGAACTTATTATGCTCCTATGATGCCAAGTGAGATATATTTCACTCCACTAGTTTTTGTGGGAACCATATTATTTGCACTAATTACAATATTAATAAGTTGCAAAAAACCTGCTAAAATTGCTAGTAGTATTTCACCAATAGAAGCTATGAAATTTAGCGGTAAAAAATCAAAAAAAGAAAAGAAAAATAGAAACTCTACTAATGGTGGAAAACTTTATAAAATGGCTTGGTACAATGTTTTTAGAGATAAAAAACGCGCAATACTAGTTTTTTTATCTTTATTTATGGGGATTATGACATATTTAAGTGTAAATACTTTTATGAATAGTGTTAGTTTAGAAAATTATGCCAATAGATATTTACCTAATGATTTTGAAATACAAAATTATTATGATGACAATTCAACTTTAGATAATAAAGTTATAGAGGAAATAAAAACTATAAAAGGTGTTAATTCTGTAGAAATTTTAGCATCTTCATCTATACAAATGGACATGAATAAAAAAGTGCTTATGCCTGCTTTAGAAAGAGGATATAGCATGCATGGGGGAGACATAGACGAATTAGACAAGTATTTAAAAGATATAGAAAAAGATCCTAGTAAATTAGCACCAATGGTAGTTGGGTTAGAGGATAAAACAATAGAAAGGTATAACGATGCAATTAATAAAAAAATAGATATAGAAGATTTCAAAAAAGGAGATTTAGCTCTAATTGATGGATTTTATTACAATGATGAAGAAAAACTAGATTTCTCAAAAGAAAAAATAACTTTTAGAAATACTAAAGAACATAAATCCAAGGAAATAAATATAGAGCTAATGCCAGATGAAAATGCAATTTTATCCATAGGTTCAAGTCAAACTGGTATGCCAGTAATATATGTTAGTTCTTCTACTTTAAATAAATTGACTAAAAATACTAGAAATCATTTAGTATATGTTGACGTGGCAGATAACTATGACAGTGAAGTAAAAAGTAAATTAAAAACATTAGCCAGTAAAAATCGTTTCCATCTTACATCTAAAACAGATACTATGAATGATTTTAAGAAAAGTTCTATGATGATGAATTTGGTAGGTGGTGGAATTGCCATAATTTTAATAATTATAGGTCTATTAAACTTCATTAATGTTATGGTTACTAATGTAAATGTAAGATTAAAAGAACTTGCCATAATGGAAAGTATAGGCATGACTAAAAAACAAATTATAAAGATGTTAACTTTAGAAGGTGCATATTATGCCGGAATAACTACTTTAACCACATGTACCTTAGGCATGGGAGTAGTGTATTTTATTGCACAAATTACAAAACAAATTGCTGATTATGCAGAATTTGTTTTTCCTACTGTGCCTTTGGTTTCCCTGATTACATTAATATTTGCAGTTTGCTTAATAATTCCAAGTGTAGTCTACAAATACAGTAGCAAAGCAAGTGTAACAGAAAGATTAAGAGAAATAGAGAATTAG
- a CDS encoding response regulator transcription factor has protein sequence MIIIATILIIEDDRVLNKGVAFALKKEDYKIISAYNMEEGKNAILQNEIDFLLLDINLPDGSGLDLCSNINGKIDFPIVFFTANDTEEDMIKGFECGCDDYISKPFSMDVLKLKISAILKRNSAKNKDIFKYKNLKIDFTSRKVYKNDEEIYLTVTEYKLLEVLSRNKGRAMTKEILLDKLWDNNGNYVDENTLSVNIRRLRKKIEDGGKNPEYIVTLFGIGYIMGE, from the coding sequence GTGATTATTATAGCTACAATTTTAATAATAGAAGATGATAGGGTACTAAATAAGGGAGTTGCCTTTGCATTAAAAAAAGAAGATTACAAAATTATAAGCGCATACAATATGGAAGAAGGGAAAAATGCTATTTTACAAAATGAAATAGACTTCTTGCTTTTAGATATTAATCTACCTGATGGAAGTGGACTAGATTTGTGTAGTAATATAAACGGTAAGATAGATTTTCCTATAGTATTTTTTACAGCCAATGATACAGAAGAAGATATGATTAAAGGGTTTGAGTGTGGATGTGATGATTATATTTCAAAGCCTTTTTCTATGGATGTATTAAAATTAAAAATAAGTGCTATTTTAAAAAGAAACAGTGCTAAAAATAAAGATATATTTAAATATAAAAATTTAAAAATTGATTTTACTAGTAGAAAAGTTTATAAAAATGATGAAGAAATTTACTTAACTGTTACAGAGTACAAATTACTGGAAGTGTTAAGCAGAAATAAAGGTAGAGCTATGACTAAGGAGATTTTATTGGATAAACTTTGGGATAATAATGGAAACTATGTGGATGAAAACACTTTATCTGTAAACATAAGAAGACTTCGTAAGAAAATAGAAGACGGTGGGAAAAATCCTGAATATATAGTTACCTTATTTGGAATTGGATATATCATGGGAGAATAA